A segment of the Streptomyces sp. P9-A2 genome:
GGCGGACCGGGTGGCGGCGAACCGGGCCATTGCCTACCGCATCCACCACGACCCGGCCCGGGCCCGCTGGTATGTGACCGCCTCCTGGCAGACCCCCGCATCCCCGGCGGTGCCTCTGGCGGCGGCGCTCGCGCACGGGGTGATCGGGGTGGACACCAACGCCGACCACCTGGCCGCCTGGCGCCTGGACGTGCACGGCAACCCGACCGGCAGCCCGCGCCGCTTCTGCTTCGACCTGTCCGGCACCGCCGGCCACCGCGACGCCCAGCTCCGCCACGCCCTGACCCGGCTGCTCAACTGGGCCCGCAGCTGCGGGGTGCGGGCGATCGCGGTGGAGGATCTGGACTTCACCGCGGAGAAGACCCGCGAGAAACACGGTCGCAACAGGCGATTTCGGCATCTGGTCTCCGGTCTGCCCACCGGCCGGCTCCGCGCCCGCCTGGTTTCGATGGCCGACCGGACGGGGATCACCGTCGTCGCCGTGGATCCGGCCTACACCTCGAAGTGGGGCGCCCAGCACTGGCAGAAACCCCTGACCAGCAAGAACCGTAAAACCAGCCGATACGATGCCGCGAGCATCGCGATCGCACGACGCGCCCAGGGGTATCCCCTCCGGCGTCGGACGGCACCGCCCCGCACCCACCGGAGTGATGGATGCGGGCATCGGACCGTCCAGGCCGGACCGGATGCTCCCGGGCGTGAGGGACCCCGCCGCCGCCTTCCCGGACCACGGACACGATCCGTGCCGCCGGACGCGGAACGAACGCGGGCGACCAGGACACCCAACACCGTTCGGGGCGTCCGCAGCGAGCGGGAACGGGTCCAGGACCCACTCCCGCTCACTGACTAGGAACGGTTGCTGTAGTACGTCCCCTCCGTGGCCTTCACATAGGCCCACTTGACCCCGCTGCTCCACAGGGTCGGCCAGGCCACGTCGCCCTGGTGACTGGAGACGTCGACGCCCTCGGAGCGGGTGGCGCGGCCGGTGGGTGTGCCGCGGCCGACGCCGTCATGGGCGGCGACGCCCATGCCCATGTGGGCGGAGCCGCGCGGCGGGACGTCGAGTGCACCCCCGGCCGCCCCGGCCGCGGGGGTCGCACGGGGGAGGGAGAGGATCGCGAGCAGGACCGCCGCGACGGTGGTGAACGCGCCAAGACGGGTGGAGCCGGATCTGTGCACGGGCATGACGGATCTCCGGAGGTGCTCGGTGGGGAACCCACGGGAAACAGGAGGGCGACGCACACGGACCGCGACGCGGGACAGGCCACGGGCGAGGCGCCGGGGGCCGAAAGCCGTTGTCGGGCCATGCCTGCGAAATACTTGTGGAGCACCAGCGGCGTCGCCACTTGGCGGACACACGGACGACCGGTGAAACCGAGGCAGGGACTGACGTGCACGAAGGCGGAAACGGCGGCGGCGAGGACACCTCCTCCCAGGCGCTCGACAGCGGTGTGGACCAGCCTGGGTTTCTCGCCCTGGAACGGGAGTTGACGGTGCTGCTGCGCCGCGCCAGGGCCAGTCAGGGAGAGATGTCCCGCGCGGTCCATCCCGACCTGGAACCGTCCGCGTACGGGCTGCTCGTCCGTCTGGATGAGTGCGGCAAGCAGCGGGCCACCGAACTCGCCGCCTTCATCGGCGTCGGCAAGGCGACGATGTCGCGCCAGCTGCACGCCCTGGAGGAACTCGGGCTCGTCACCCGTGAACCGGATCCCGCCGACGGCCGCGCCTGGCTGGTCGCCCTCACCCCGGAGGGCCGGAGCCGGATGGGCAGGGTCCGCGAGGCCCGCCGCGAGCGCTACGCCCGCGGCCTCGCTGCCTGGGACCCCGACGAGGTCACGGAACTCGCGCGGCTGCTGCACCAGCTGAACCGGGGAATGGAGAAGTAGCGGGAGCCCTCGTGGGCCGCCTGGTTCCCGTGGGTCGTCCGGTTCCGGCAGGTCACCCCCGCTCGCGTGGGTCATCCGGTTCCCGCGGGTCGCTCGGCCGTCCGTCCGGCGGGAGCCGACGGTTCAGAACTCCACGTACACGACCGTCGCGTCGTCGTGTGTCTTGCTCCGGCCGAGCACCATCCGGTCCGTGTCCGCCCGCTCCAGGGCCCGGACGCGGTCCACCAGCGCCTGCGGCCCCTTCTTGCGGACGAGGGTGAGACAGTCCGCCCAGTCGCCCTCGCGGAACCTCTCCACCCAGCGGGTGGCCCCGTCCGTCAGCGCGGCCAGGGCGCGCACCTCGGCGCGCGGCAGCGTCCCCGTGACCGCGCGCACCGCGACCGACGGATCGGCCGCCGCGGTGAAGAAGCCGCCCTCCCTGTTGCGCAGGGTGGAGTCCACCAGCGTGTCCGTGGCCAGCGCCGAGCGGGGCAGCCGGGCCAGCCGGTCGTCCAGCAGTGCGGTGACCGTGCCGCCGGGGGACTCGACGAGCAGGGCCGAGTCGGAAAGGACCAGGTACTCGACCGACTCCGGTGACCAGCGCGCCAGCACCACCGTCGCCTGGGGCGTACGGGGGTGAGAAAGGTCACAGGTTTTCGCGTGTGCTTCGGCCGTACGGGAAACGGCCCGGGACAGCAGGTCCGCCAGGGGGACATCCTGGAGGGAAACGGTCAGTTCGGCCAGCGCCCCGCCGAGGCGCGCGGTGAACCAGGGGACCGAATGCCGGCACCCCGCGCCGTCCTGTGGTGGCGTGACTCCGTCCAGCAGGACCAGTGAACCGCCCTGCCCGGAGGCCGGAAGCCCGACGCTCGCGAAGTCCTCGTTGGGGCGGGCCGCGTCACTGGGCTCCGAGACAAGTTCCGTACGCATCCGGCCAGTCTGCACGACCCCTCCACAAGGGTCCCCAAAGGCCCCCACCGCTCGCCGAACAGCGGCAGTCGTGCAGGTCAGGCGCCGCGTTTGGGTGGGATTGCAATGCTCCGCAAGCGCGCGGCGGCGAATCCTGCCACCGGCCGTCGCGGACGTCCAACCGGCGTGTCACGATGGGGCCGCGGCGGGAGGTCGCGCGACTTGCTCCCCAACTCACCTCCGATGTTCACTCCTTCGAGTGGCGGGCCAAGTGATGCGCGTGCAGTGCCCATGGGCACTGGGAGGGTCGGGGAGCGACGGGGGCGTCTCGCTGCCCGAGCGCGACCGGCCGTCCGCCAGGGCGTACGCCCTCGACACGGGCAGGGCGTAGGTACCTGTTGACGGAACGTCACCCCGACCCAAGGGCACACGAGTCAGGAATGCGAGCACCGGTGCAGAAGACGCGGCCTCGTCGCACAGGCAAGCAGACGCCCTCCGCGGGGGACGCTGAGCAGAAGCCCGCCGTCGGCCGGGGCCGCCCCACGCATGTGCGCAACCGGCTCATCGTGGCCGTCGCGGTCGTGGCCGCGGCGATCGCCGGCGCCGGGGCGCCCTCCCTGCTCACCGCCTCCGGGCAGTTGAGCGACTCCCAGAACCTGGTGACCCGGGCCGAGCAGACCCAGGACGCCCTCGCCCTCGCGCACTCGCTCGCCGACGAGCGGGACGATGTGACGTCCTACATCGCGGCCGGCCGCCCCAAGGCCAAGGCGCCCGCCGAGCAGCACAGCACCCGCGTCGACCGGCAGGTCGAGGAGCTGCGCGCCGACTCCGGCACCTCGGCCGTGATGCGTGACGACCTCGAGGCCATCGCGGCCCTGCGCAGGGCCGCGCTCACCGGCAAGAGCAGCGCGATCGAGGCGCACCAGGCGTACTCCACCGCCATCACCCAGCTGCACCGGCTCGCCGAGCAGCTCGCGGAGGAGACCCCGCCCCGGGCCGGCTCCGGCTCCTACGCGCTCGCCGAACTGGACACCGCCGTTCAGCAGGCCGCCGCCACCCGCGGGCTGCTGCTCGCCGCCCTCAACGTGCCGAGCACCACCCAGACCGTGATCGACCCCATCACCGGTCTGCCCACCACGGCCACCTCCACGTCGGACGCCGACGCCGAGCGGCGCGACGCGCTGACCGCGGCCGCCCTCCAGGCCCGCGTGCGCTCCGACGCCGCGCTCGCCGACTTTCGCGAGACGGCGCCCAAGGCCGCCCGCGCCTCGTACGACTCCACGGTCACCGGCCCCGAGGTGGACGCCGCCGAGAAGTACCTCAAGAACCTCACCGACGAGCCGACCCTCTCCGACGAGGAACTCGCCACCGGCTCCAAGAAACTGGCGGCCGCGCTCACCGCCCGCGTGGAGGCGATGCGCGGAGTCGAGTCCGCCCTCTTCGACCAGCGCACCAAGGACCTCGCCCAGCTGCGCGACGACGACGTCACCGCGCTCGAGATCCGCGTCGCCCTTCTCGGCGCCCTCATGCTGCTCGCGGTCGGCGTCGCCACCGCCATGGCCCGTACCCTCACCCGTCCGCTGTCCGTGCTGCGCCGCGGTTCCGCCCGGCTCGCCGGTGCGGAGAACCCGGTCGGTGAGGAACCGGTCGCGTTCACCGGGCGCAACGACGAGTTCGCCCAGGTGGTCCGCTCCGTCAACGCCCTGCACGCGCACGCCGCACAGCTCACCGGGCGGATCAGCACGCTGGAGGCCGACCGCAAGCATCTCGTCGCTCAGCGACAGCGGATGGCCGACGCCCGCGAGGAGCTGCGTACCCAGGTCACCGAGTCAGCCGCCCACCTGGAGCAGCTGCGCAGCAGCATCGGCGGCACCTTCGTCAGCCTGGCGCTGCGCACCCTCGGCCTGGTCGAACGGCAACTCGGCGTCATCGAGGGCCTGGAGGAGCGTGAGGACGACCCGGACCGCCTGGCCACCCTGTTCAAGCTCGACCACTTCGCCACGGTGATGCGCCGGCACAGCGAGAACC
Coding sequences within it:
- a CDS encoding transposase — translated: MREARAAAVRDRSRAVRDRGRRRTGPGPAARNRNRLARERADWTAGRVRVVRGGGRLARTRHQLPAAQLTEAQWRARWEAARWFLRADGESGKRYGNETIRIAPDGQVSIRLPTPLAGLANAPHGRYVLTGRAAFAHRGPQWADRVAANRAIAYRIHHDPARARWYVTASWQTPASPAVPLAAALAHGVIGVDTNADHLAAWRLDVHGNPTGSPRRFCFDLSGTAGHRDAQLRHALTRLLNWARSCGVRAIAVEDLDFTAEKTREKHGRNRRFRHLVSGLPTGRLRARLVSMADRTGITVVAVDPAYTSKWGAQHWQKPLTSKNRKTSRYDAASIAIARRAQGYPLRRRTAPPRTHRSDGCGHRTVQAGPDAPGREGPRRRLPGPRTRSVPPDAERTRATRTPNTVRGVRSERERVQDPLPLTD
- a CDS encoding MarR family winged helix-turn-helix transcriptional regulator, which codes for MHEGGNGGGEDTSSQALDSGVDQPGFLALERELTVLLRRARASQGEMSRAVHPDLEPSAYGLLVRLDECGKQRATELAAFIGVGKATMSRQLHALEELGLVTREPDPADGRAWLVALTPEGRSRMGRVREARRERYARGLAAWDPDEVTELARLLHQLNRGMEK
- a CDS encoding protein phosphatase 2C domain-containing protein, giving the protein MRTELVSEPSDAARPNEDFASVGLPASGQGGSLVLLDGVTPPQDGAGCRHSVPWFTARLGGALAELTVSLQDVPLADLLSRAVSRTAEAHAKTCDLSHPRTPQATVVLARWSPESVEYLVLSDSALLVESPGGTVTALLDDRLARLPRSALATDTLVDSTLRNREGGFFTAAADPSVAVRAVTGTLPRAEVRALAALTDGATRWVERFREGDWADCLTLVRKKGPQALVDRVRALERADTDRMVLGRSKTHDDATVVYVEF
- a CDS encoding sensor histidine kinase, with amino-acid sequence MQKTRPRRTGKQTPSAGDAEQKPAVGRGRPTHVRNRLIVAVAVVAAAIAGAGAPSLLTASGQLSDSQNLVTRAEQTQDALALAHSLADERDDVTSYIAAGRPKAKAPAEQHSTRVDRQVEELRADSGTSAVMRDDLEAIAALRRAALTGKSSAIEAHQAYSTAITQLHRLAEQLAEETPPRAGSGSYALAELDTAVQQAAATRGLLLAALNVPSTTQTVIDPITGLPTTATSTSDADAERRDALTAAALQARVRSDAALADFRETAPKAARASYDSTVTGPEVDAAEKYLKNLTDEPTLSDEELATGSKKLAAALTARVEAMRGVESALFDQRTKDLAQLRDDDVTALEIRVALLGALMLLAVGVATAMARTLTRPLSVLRRGSARLAGAENPVGEEPVAFTGRNDEFAQVVRSVNALHAHAAQLTGRISTLEADRKHLVAQRQRMADAREELRTQVTESAAHLEQLRSSIGGTFVSLALRTLGLVERQLGVIEGLEEREDDPDRLATLFKLDHFATVMRRHSENLLVLAGTEHVQHSASPVPLVDVVRAAVSEIERYERVRIASLPPHAHIAGFAADDISHLLAELMENATSFCPPDLPVEVSGWLLESGEVMLSVQDEGIGMTGERLERLNARLSDFDPEAPYEKEGEDGLGLGLYVVARLAQRHGVRVKLREQKQGGVAAVVVLPMTLLAAATPGAVPASGPAADGSPRVSLPGADAEANSNVLHGRTEEGDPLVALAEQTVRRQEQPAAKEAEAKESAADEHADESAGERSAEPATDDATEPTPSRSPSGTAPGTASVTADADGTVDGTAEGLDATHERPAEITMELLIPAPAQAADEQPVRPSAGASRPAGTAADPGADTPAAHPGHPVDDAPVAVDLTADPQAAAVPAPAPAPDARPEPTPEPGPAPVLPTGSAPAPAPARGSAPAPVAEHTRVSDGPEAERAAQPEPVTDKGLPKRTPKITAPVETPRQRSGSVDAEALRRRLGGFRRGADAGRRDVEVEITQEAGPHRSPSTADAATSEEATGGTVEEATS